Proteins encoded by one window of Rutidosis leptorrhynchoides isolate AG116_Rl617_1_P2 chromosome 7, CSIRO_AGI_Rlap_v1, whole genome shotgun sequence:
- the LOC139857242 gene encoding vesicle-associated membrane protein 711-like, whose amino-acid sequence MTILYTLVARGSVVLAEFSSTQTNATTISRQILEKIPGNNDMNVSYSQDRYIFHVKRTDGLTVLCMADDVAGRRIPFAFLEDIHQRFVRTYGRAVLSAQAYGMNDEFSRVLSQQMEYYSNDPNADRINRLKGEMGQVRTVMIENIDKVLDRGDRLELLVDKTANMQSNTLRFRKQTRRFRSTVWWRNVKLTIALILLILVIVYVALAFVCHGITLPTCL is encoded by the exons ATGACGATTCTTTACACACTTGTAGCCCGGGGATCTGTAGTGTTAGCAGAATTCAGCAGCACCCAAACGAATGCCACCACCATTTCCAGACAGATTCTCGAAAAAATACCTGGAAATAATGATATGAATGTTTCTTATTCGCAAGATCGATATATTTTTCATGTCAAACGCACTGATGGCCTCACTGTTCTTTGTATGGCTGATGATGTCGCTGGAA GGAGAATTCCGTTTGCTTTTTTGGAGGATATTCATCAGAGATTTGTGAGGACGTATGGTCGAGCGGTTTTGTCAGCTCAAGCTTATGGGATGAACGATGAGTTTTCGAGGGTTTTGAGTCAACAAATGGAGTATTACTCGAATGATCCTAATGCTGATAGGATTAATCGATTAAAAGGTGAAATGGGCCAG GTACGCACTGTAATGATTGAGAATATTGACAAGGTATTAGACAGGGGTGATCGGTTGGAGTTACTTGTAGACAAAACTGCCAATATGCAAAGTAATACACTGCGCTTCAGAAAGCAGACTCGTCGATTCAGGAGTACAGTCTGGTGGAGAAATGTTAAGCTCAC GATTGCTCTCATCTTGCTTATTCTTGTAATCGTTTATGTCGCATTGGCATTTGTTTGCCACGGGATTACACTTCCCACTTGTCTATAA